AGTTACTGTAGCCCCTGTTTGGAACCATATATACTAAAAGCTCAATGTGCATTAAGGCGCACAGGAGCATTGGGCCCTAGGTGCAAGACACACCATGTGCCTGAACAAGGTGAgactcaaaaaataaaaataatataaataatataacagTAGATGTAGATCTATTTAACCAAACTTATCAAAATTCTCAATCTATAAAGCATTAATAGTATAGAAAAGTATAAAATAATACagactaccaacaatattaatttttctagAACTTCAAACATtccaaaataaaacttaaatttttcatattccCAAACAAAACCAAATGGCACTATTAGTGTtcaagaaaatgagaaaaggcAATTTTAGTTAACCTAAAAACAAAGGACCTAAATAACATATTTCTAGTTTTCTTTAGAATTAGATGGCACATAATCAAGAAATAAATTACCAAAAAAGTATGTTGGtgtcttttctttaaaataataataataataataataaataatatcacAATAACAATGAAATAAAGGACCCACATAGCATTGTCAATGATATTTAAAGACGACAATTTTTGATAAACCAGAATCAGAGGGGCCCAAAAAGTAGTTAAGATGAGAAAGGTAATAAAAGTACATTAAAAACAATGCAAGCGGAGAGGAATTAAAAGGACATTGATTtgttgaaaatggaagaaaggagGTTTACGATCATGTGTGTGGTgttttgatgacatcttagcAACTAGTTATCAGTAGTGATACTAATTTTGAGAAGTTCTTAGTGCATCAATATTGGAGTCTATTTGATTGGCAAATCTCTAGTCCCAGTAGTAGGTGTGtgttttttttgtcttttttttttctcaatgggAGTGCTCATTGAAGTTGGAACCAAAGAAGCAGACCTCCTAAACTCCTGCACCTGGAACAAGGAGCACGCCAGGAACATAAGGTGCATGCCTAGTGAATATTGTCTGCCTTCCTCCTATAGATGTATTAGAGTTGAAGTTGGTATGCCTTGAGCCTGAAAGGCGCTTTTAATAACTATATTTTGAACAAATGAATTCCATAGTATTTTATGGTGAATTTATTTGCAATCACATTTTGGTATGTTTGGAACCATAACTTTGTCCATTTCACTTCCAACTCCAAGAATTCAATTGTATATTTCTAGGCCCAATTCCATAGAAGTCGAGAAATTTTAGAAAAGAATCCGCAAACTAAGAAACACAATTCTGGACCAAAACACCCACAATGTTTAAGTTCTTTTCTTCCCACTCATAATAACTATCTCTCACGTTTCACCAACGTTAACTTCATGGCTGTGAGTGAATATAAAGAAAATCAATTGGTGCTGGCAATGATGCCCTATCTTGACGATAAATATTAACAATATCCGAATATTTATATGAATGAAAACATAACATCTGGCACAGACAAAGGGAAAATGAGGTACCTGGCAAAGTACATCCATGGTGCTCTGGCCTCCGCTTTCAGCCAGCAGCTTAACCCTGAACTTTTGGACCCCACTCTTAACATCCTGCTGCGTTTCTGCCTTTGGTACCGCTCGCACAATCTTAACTGATCCCGAACCAACTGATGAGTCCTTCCCAGAAGGAAAGCTAATAGCTCTGCCATAATCGTCAAACCCAGCCCAAGTTGATGATTTTGGCGCAGTGCCCCTGGCCCCGTATGGCTCCACCTTACCTCCTTCATAGGCATAAACCCCATCCCCATACCCATCATTGCGACCGATATCGTACCTGCTCTCTGGCCGCTTCCCATATGGATCCGGCCCCAAATCAGATCCGCTCCGTGTATAACCTCCATACTTATCATCAAAATAGCTGACGCTTTGATCAAATTTCAACGAATTCTCATATGGATTCTCATATGCAGGAGGGACAGACGATCCTATAGGATTATTATAGGGCGGGGCAGTGTAAATGGAGGAGTATGGCGGATTGACACTGGGGTTAGAATTCGGCGGGATTGATGAAGAGGAAGATGGCGGAGGAGCATAACTGGAAGCCGTCTTATCGTAAGGCGGATAATAGGATTGCTGAGTGGTTGTTGGCTGGTAGGGCCCATTGGAATCATAGGGAGGGAAAGAAGGTTGAGGAGGTTGCGGTGGCGAGTTAAAGGAAGATTGCAAACTATTAGGGTTCGGAGCTGCTGTCGTagccggaggaggaggagggggaGGAGACGGCGGCAGTGGATTGTATGAGGGAGCTGTGGGAGGAGGGACGGAATAGGGATTTTGAGTATAGGGAGGGTAATTGGGGGGATAACCGGGGTAATCAGAGGCGGCGTAAGCGGTGGTGAACGGAGGAGCTGATGCGTATGAAGTTTGGTGGTGATCGTTTAAAGGAGGATTAGGATTGGGATTGGGATTGGGATTAGGGTTTTGCAGATGAGGTGGGTATGGGTAGAAGGAATTGTAATCTCCTTGTTGCATCTCTGGTTCTAATCGGCTGCCGATTTCGTTATCGAGCATAAATAGATTAGAAGCTCCTCTTCAGCTTTCCAGACCAGAGACGACGAACAAACTGGTAAACTGGAAGAAGAAGATTAGGAGAATTAATTTTTGGAAGTTGTCTTAGCTGTAACATCCAACACGGAAGATTATAGTGCTTGCGCTTGATCGTTGCGCCACGTGGCATGCAAGAGATTACCTAGCCGACTAGATTAGGAATaaagtttttataaattattaagtaTAATCTATacgtaaaaaatataataattgttATTCTATTTAATTGTAATCGTTTCATAATTTTTCTTAGTATTCTATattgtataaaatataattttataaatctacgattttctaataataattatccattttagtttctttttattatttttcttatcatttaaatactgaaaattttaaaatatttaaatataaatataatcaaaataaattcaattataactttaaaaaaatatatatctataaatttaatttaataataaatatatttaaataaatttaagcgCTCGCGACTTCGGCTTTTCTGATTTTACAAGTAACACTATCCAATCCAACGTGAACAAGTGCGAGTGCGTAACGTTAGGATGCGCTTCCAGACAACATTCACCGGGCCTTGCTTTCTTCTCCCAAAATATTTACATAcatgtaaataattaataattaattataaatataattaataattaataaatatttaaatagttaaattgaagtggttgataataataaaaaatatactaatttatTACTCATCAATTTGGTGTAAACATAGCCCGTAAAAGAATTACTAAATACAACCATTTTACCGTACAAAAATCGCATATTCATCATAATAGATTACTATAATATAATCATTCCACGTAGTAAAATTTCTGGCAGTAAAGGGAACGCAATTGAAACTTGACATGCAGAATTTACACTGATAAGTTGTTGGTGGCTACACTGCAGCTTTGCCTCACACTATCCCTAACTCCATACAAAACAAAAACTATACAAAGCTTTTTGGTCTCTCTTTATATGGGATTATTATGGACAC
The sequence above is a segment of the Manihot esculenta cultivar AM560-2 chromosome 5, M.esculenta_v8, whole genome shotgun sequence genome. Coding sequences within it:
- the LOC110615470 gene encoding protein FREE1 → MLDNEIGSRLEPEMQQGDYNSFYPYPPHLQNPNPNPNPNPNPPLNDHHQTSYASAPPFTTAYAASDYPGYPPNYPPYTQNPYSVPPPTAPSYNPLPPSPPPPPPPATTAAPNPNSLQSSFNSPPQPPQPSFPPYDSNGPYQPTTTQQSYYPPYDKTASSYAPPPSSSSSIPPNSNPSVNPPYSSIYTAPPYNNPIGSSVPPAYENPYENSLKFDQSVSYFDDKYGGYTRSGSDLGPDPYGKRPESRYDIGRNDGYGDGVYAYEGGKVEPYGARGTAPKSSTWAGFDDYGRAISFPSGKDSSVGSGSVKIVRAVPKAETQQDVKSGVQKFRVKLLAESGGQSTMDVLCQIGLDGIRMLDPSTGRTLRIYPLENITRCDVTDSSTFAFWSKSAVDIEPRRIRLQSNSYTTNTLLDIVTAATVQLKEMGGSRRPTESSKMPEQPTEKKKGFVDWMNLIKPGNEEKDHWVPDEAVSKCTACGTDFGAFVRRHHCRNCGDIFCDKCTHGRIALTADENAQPVRVCDRCMAEVTQRLSNAKEAASKPAGLQSHEDLARKLQEEMEKNRKASSGSKSDGSGRRMREVACPTCTVHLQVQVPSSGSETIECGVCQHPFQISAY